The Schistocerca gregaria isolate iqSchGreg1 chromosome X, iqSchGreg1.2, whole genome shotgun sequence nucleotide sequence CTAAAGCATTTTCTATTTTAAAGAACTTATCAGCCACACAATATGAGGGAATATCTGGCAGACAAAGAATTAAAGACTTCTTCTGTAATACTTTTGTGGTATTAGGATTCAAGTGAACTGTTCTTGTACCAGCAACTTCAATCTGAACATTTAAGTGCCTACATGCAAATGAAATCAATCATCCTCCTCTGACAGAAGATAACATGGGTAAGTTGATCTACAACACACAAAAGAGCCATATGCGAGagaagaaacaactgaaaacatAATCCCAGGTACCATTTCATATGGGGAAAAGCTACGttcagatcacacacacacacacaagtaacaaAAAAACAATGCTGCTGCTGTTTCCTACCTTCGTAATTAACTTGTCCATCACCATCAATATCAGCTTCCCTTATCATTTCGTCAACTTCTTCATCAGTCAGCTTTTCACCCAAATTTGTCATAACGTGCCTTAGCTCTGCAGCACTAATAAAACCATTACCATCCTTGTCAAATACACGGAAGGCTTCTCTTATCTCCTCTTCACTGTCTGTGTCTTTCATTTTTCTTGCCATCATAGTGAGGAATTCAGGGAAGTCAATAGTACCATTTCctaaaaataatgacaataataataataataataataataataataataataataataataaatggaataCATTATGTTCTGAGTGAAAACTAACTTCTGACATACAAATAAATGTCCACTTAATGCTCCATAATATAGACAACCGAATTTGATGTATGTAacagaaaaacaatttaaatacaGAATGACCACCTCTAACTAGTTAGCACtgtgtggaaggactttgattcaactccagcacaacttcagagttTCTCTGATGTAGGATGGCCTGGAATGGGGTACATTCAGCCTTGTGATTCCAAATTAGGATCTGCTTTAATAAAGAAGCAGCAGTACCACCAAGATTCATCTACTGACAATTACAGCTGGGAAGTTCAGTGATATAATGGTCACATTTCAGAATCTTAGATTGCTCCTGTGTTTTAGGCAGCAGTCTGCCAGCAGGGACAGGTTAAGGCCTAACCTCTTAATCGTGATTACATTTGTATTACAAATACAGAATCTACCAAATTTAGCTAATGTATGTAATTACAAGAGGAAAATTAATTTCAAGCACACCTCTTTGCTACACTCCTAAACAGACTGGGGACCTACCACAATGAGGTGTCAGTTTTGCATTTACCCCATTCAAAAATGTTTGCCATGAGTAATATTAACAACATTACAACCATTAGTTGTCACTCAGGAACATTCCAAGTACACCCTTTCCCACTGGTTAGTTAATGCCCCAAGTAGTTTGGCCTGTGCCACTGCTACGGAAATACATTTGGATTACAAATGTCTAGTATCTAATGATGTTCAGTGCAGTACCTGTACAGCTAGTTCATTGTAATCCTGAATGGAAAATTAATTTTCCAGCTCTGATCTCAAAATCAGTACTTACTGGGTTTCCACCAATGTTTGAAAACTAAATATGTCACATGCATGAAACCAGTACTACAGCTTTCCTTTGCTTTTACTAAAAATGTACCACTAACAGATTCAGTCTATCAACTCCCACataaaatgcaaaataagaaaGTGCTCCGTTTTGAAAATCCATAATACTGCTGACCTACATTTATTCATAATATaaatgtatgtcagtttagtgatcagTTGACATTATCAGATGGAGTGAAGTTCACCATGAAGTTACAGAAATTGTCATAACTACATACTGGTGATAAATTTAATTTGTGGCAATGGCTCAATGTACAATATTCTGAATCTATATCCAAATACTCATTGTTTTCAGAAGGATTTGTTTATCTTTAACTTAATGAGCTAAAACTTATTCTAGTGACTGtcttaaaacataaaataacttaTGTTGTACAATGACCGCAAATTCTTGGTGGAATTAGGGTGAGGCTGTCAGCTTCAGCAGTTACATGAAAAAATTTGTGGATTAGGCAAGAATGTGACCCAATGAATGTAGCAACAATGACTCACTGGATCCAACAGTAGTTTTCTACAAACAAGTCTAATGGTGGAAagaggactgtgtgtgtgtgtgtgagagagagagagagagagagagagagagagagagagagagagagaacttgcaAATTTGTCTTGTAGGCCACTGCTCTGTTTGTTGCACCATACAGTTAATAcgagttgtcagtgcaaaaaatgCTGTGTGTGTACAATgaaaagaagtgaatagaagaAATATAGCCTGTATGTTTTAGAACTGTGccttacagaaattttaaatggaaaaaCAAACATTAAGAAAGCTAGCAAAATGATTCAAATTCCCAAATAAACCCTAATAAATAGGATTCAGTGTCATCTTAGTAAAACAAAAGGTGGTCATCCAGTTTTTAATGC carries:
- the LOC126298073 gene encoding calmodulin; translated protein: MADQLTEEQIAEFKEAFSLFDKDGDGTITTKELGTVMRSLGQNPTEAELQDMINEVDADGNGTIDFPEFLTMMARKMKDTDSEEEIREAFRVFDKDGNGFISAAELRHVMTNLGEKLTDEEVDEMIREADIDGDGQVNYEEFVTMMTSK